Proteins encoded in a region of the Flavobacteriaceae bacterium HL-DH10 genome:
- the nadA gene encoding quinolinate synthase NadA — MDLVKEIKRLKEEKNAVILAHYYQVAEIQDIADYVGDSLGLSQKAAETDADIIVFAGVHFMAETAKILNPTKTVVLPDLNAGCSLADSCPPESFEKFTKAHPDHVVITYVNCSAEIKALSDIVCTSSNALKIVESIPKETPIIFAPDKNLGAYIIKETGRDMLLWDGSCIVHEAFSMDKLIELHKKYPDYKIIAHPESEEHILNTATYIGSTSGMINYVKDHQDEKFIVATEAGILHKMQQEMPNTDLIPAPAKEDNTCACSECHFMKMNTLQKLYDCLLNESPQIDVPEEIRERALLPIERMLELSK, encoded by the coding sequence ATGGATTTAGTAAAAGAAATTAAAAGACTTAAAGAAGAAAAGAACGCTGTAATTCTTGCGCATTATTATCAGGTTGCTGAAATACAGGATATTGCAGATTATGTAGGCGATAGTTTAGGCTTGTCTCAAAAGGCAGCAGAAACCGATGCCGATATTATAGTATTTGCTGGGGTTCATTTTATGGCAGAAACAGCTAAAATTTTAAATCCGACTAAAACGGTGGTTTTACCAGATTTAAACGCTGGTTGTTCGTTGGCCGATTCTTGCCCGCCAGAATCATTTGAAAAATTTACTAAAGCACATCCAGACCATGTGGTGATTACTTATGTAAACTGTTCAGCAGAAATTAAGGCATTAAGTGATATTGTTTGTACTTCTTCAAATGCATTAAAAATAGTAGAATCTATACCAAAAGAAACACCTATTATTTTTGCTCCTGATAAAAATTTAGGTGCTTATATTATTAAAGAAACAGGTAGAGATATGCTTTTATGGGATGGTAGTTGCATTGTTCATGAAGCATTTTCTATGGATAAATTGATTGAATTACATAAAAAATATCCTGATTATAAAATTATTGCACATCCAGAATCTGAAGAGCATATTTTAAATACGGCAACATATATTGGTTCTACTTCTGGTATGATAAATTATGTAAAAGATCATCAAGACGAAAAATTTATTGTAGCTACTGAAGCTGGTATTTTGCATAAAATGCAGCAAGAGATGCCAAATACAGATCTTATTCCTGCACCGGCTAAAGAGGACAATACTTGTGCTTGTAGTGAGTGTCATTTCATGAAAATGAATACGCTTCAAAAATTATATGATTGCTTGCTTAACGAGTCGCCACAAATTGATGTTCCTGAGGAAATAAGAGAACGTGCTTTATTGCCTATAGAACGTATGCTAGAGCTTTCTAAATAA